The Methanomassiliicoccales archaeon region CGAACGAGCGAGATCATCGGGGCAGCGGTATCCGAAGATGTCCAGCATTTCCTCCACCTCCATGGTGGTGTACCTCTTATCGCCCATAACACCGCGAAGCGCGTCCATCACCATCCGCAGGGCCTCGTTCATCAACGGGTAATGGCACCGCTCATCTCAAAAACCTTCTGCCAAGAATGTATTAATCCCCAGAACAATCGTTCATACGATAATATGGAAGCGGTTCAGATATCCGACGGCATATACTGGGTGGGAGTACTGGATTGGAACGCCCGAAATTTCCACGGCTTCAGCACCCCAAGGGGAACTTCCTACAACGCCTACCTCATACTGGACGAGAAGGTCACCCTCATCGATTGCGTCAAGTTGCCTTTCATAGCGGAGATGATGTCCCGCATAGCATCGGTGATCGATCCCAAGGATATCGACCTCATCGTCTCCAATCACGCCGAGGGGGACCACGCCAGCGGACTGCCTATGACGCAGCATCTCACCGGTGCGGAGATAGTCACCTCCAAGAAGGGGGTGGAAGCGTTGCGTTTGAACTACGGACCGATGAGGACACGGGAGGTCAAGGACGGCGAAGAACTGTCCATCGGTAAACGCACCCTGCGCTTCATCGAGACGCCCATGCTGCATTGGCCGGAATCGATGTTCACCTACGCGGTGGAGGACCAGGTGCTCTTCTCCATGGACGCCTTCGGTCAGCACCTCTGCAGCTCCGAACGCTTCGATGACCAGGTGGACATGTGCGTGGTGATGGAGGAGGCTTCGACGTACTATGCCAACATCCTGATGCCTTTCGGCTCCCAGGTCAAGAAGACCTACGAGAAGGTCAAGGACCTCCCCATCAAGATCGTGGCCACCTCCCACGGGATCATGTGGCGCTCCCACATCCAGGATATCATCAGGGCCTATCTGCGGTGGGCTGGAGGAGAGACCGAGGAAAGGGCGGTCGTAATTTACGATACCATGTGGGGCTCCACGGAGAAAATGGCCGAGGCCATCACCGAAGGCATACGCTCGCAGGGCGTCCCTGTCACACTGCTTCGCCTGACGGTCAGCGAACGTTCCACCGTCATGCGCGAAGTGCTGCGCTCCCGAGTGGTGGTCATCGGCTCCTGCACCCTGAACAACGGCATGTTCCCCACCGTGGCGGACATCACCACTTACATGAAGGGGCTGAGGCCCAAGGGCCGCAAGGCCGCGGTGTTCGGCTCCTACGGTTGGGGCGGGGGAGCCGTCAAGGCCATCAAAGAGAACCTGGAGGGCGCTGGGCTGGAGTTTCCGTATCCCGACCTGGAGATCAAGTTCGCTCCCATGAAGGACGGCGTGGAGAAAAGCCACGCCTTTGGCGTGGACATAGCGAAAAGCATTAAGACCTGAGGGCTGCGTTAATATCACAGGTGTTCAAAATGACCAAGGTCGGTGAGGTCTACGAGTGCGAGATATGCGGGAACAAAGTGAAGTTGATCGAGTCTGGCAACGGCACCCTGGTGTGCTGCGGACAGCCTATGACCAAGGTCAGCGGCTGAGCCGCTCGACCACCTCTTTTTTCATTTCCAGACCTTCCCTGCAGGGGTGCGAACCTAATTAAACAAGAACTTACGTTCCCCAAACCGTGTTCAGCAAGGCCGATGTCCACGTACATACCAGGTACTCTGGTCTAGGGCAGTTCGGGGCGCTCAAGTTCCCCGAATCCATATGCCGCCCTGAGGATGTTGTCGACATCGCCCGAAAGATCGGGCTTAGGGTGCTGTGCATAACCGATCACGATTCCGTCAAGGGCGGATTGCTCGCCAGAGAGTACGCCAAGCGCTACGATGATATCGAGGTCGTCGTCGGTTCTGAGATCAAGACCAACGACGGCGAGGTC contains the following coding sequences:
- a CDS encoding FprA family A-type flavoprotein yields the protein MEAVQISDGIYWVGVLDWNARNFHGFSTPRGTSYNAYLILDEKVTLIDCVKLPFIAEMMSRIASVIDPKDIDLIVSNHAEGDHASGLPMTQHLTGAEIVTSKKGVEALRLNYGPMRTREVKDGEELSIGKRTLRFIETPMLHWPESMFTYAVEDQVLFSMDAFGQHLCSSERFDDQVDMCVVMEEASTYYANILMPFGSQVKKTYEKVKDLPIKIVATSHGIMWRSHIQDIIRAYLRWAGGETEERAVVIYDTMWGSTEKMAEAITEGIRSQGVPVTLLRLTVSERSTVMREVLRSRVVVIGSCTLNNGMFPTVADITTYMKGLRPKGRKAAVFGSYGWGGGAVKAIKENLEGAGLEFPYPDLEIKFAPMKDGVEKSHAFGVDIAKSIKT
- a CDS encoding desulfoferrodoxin FeS4 iron-binding domain-containing protein — its product is MTKVGEVYECEICGNKVKLIESGNGTLVCCGQPMTKVSG